One Numida meleagris isolate 19003 breed g44 Domestic line chromosome 6, NumMel1.0, whole genome shotgun sequence genomic region harbors:
- the C6H11orf96 gene encoding uncharacterized protein C11orf96 homolog has protein sequence MAAKPAELLGVCSSYQAVMPHFVCVTEEFPPPARPARPARGKARRPRQSRFKTQPVTFDEIQEVEEEGVSPMEEEKAKKSFLQSLECLRRSTQNLSLQRDRLGSCRLRNSLDSSDSDSAL, from the coding sequence ATGGCCGCCAAGCCCGCCGAGCTGCTGGGCGTCTGCTCCAGCTACCAGGCGGTGATGCCGCACTTCGTCTGCGTGACCGAGGAGttcccgccgcccgcccgcccggcccggcccgcccgcGGCAAGGCACGGCGGCCGCGGCAGTCGCGCTTCAAGACGCAGCCGGTGACTTTCGACGAGATccaggaggtggaggaggagggggtGTCCCCcatggaggaggagaaggccAAGAAGTCCTTCCTGCAGTCGCTGGAGTGTCTGCGGCGCAGCACCCAGAACCTCAGCCTGCAGCGGGACCGCCTGGGCAGCTGCCGCCTGCGCAACAGCCTCGACTCCAGCGACTCGGACTCGGCCCTCTGA